The genomic window ACAATCACAATACCCAATACCCAATACCCAATACCCAATACCCAATACCCAATACCCAATACGCCATGGCAACTGGGCAATGCGGTGAAGCAGGCACGGCTCGGCGGCTAGCGGGACAGAAAACGGGCGCCTTGCGAAGGCGCCCGTTGCGATCCCATAAACCGGCCGGAGGAGAAGGTTGGCTGCATCCACTGTCGTGAACGCCATTATTCGTAGCGGCGGAAATAGACCTCAAGACGATTTTGCACTTTGCTGAGCACCGTACTGAACAGCAGATAAATTGCCGCCGCTTCGATATAAAGAATTAACGGCTCATAGGTCACTGACACAATGCGTTGCGCGGCCAGAAACATTTCCGGCACAGTAATCACCGCCGCCAGCGATGTGTCTTTTATCAACGAGATAAACGAATTGGCCAGAGGAGGTATAGAAACAAATACCGACTGGGGCAAAATAACCCTGCGCATCGCCTGAGTTGAATTCATCCCGATAGCCCAGGCGGCTTCCCATTGTGCCTTGGGCACCGAAACAATAGCGCCGCGGATGATTTCCGAGCCATAAGCGCCGACGCTCAAGGTAAATCCAATAAGCGCCGCTGGAAAAGCGTCGAGGGTGACGCCTGCGCTCGGCAGACCATAGAAAATCAAAAACAGCTGCACCAGCAGCGGTGTTCCCCGGATAACCCAGACATAAAAATCAGCGATCCCTTTCAGCGGTTGCGGGCCATACAAACGAACCAGCGCCACCAGAAACCCCAGCACCAGGCCGCCGACAAATGACAGCAGAGCCAGCGGCAGGGTAAACATTAGCCCGGCTGTAAACAAACGCCAAAAGGAGTCGTACATCAATTGCAGCCATGGCGGCATCGGTGTGACTCCCGAAAAAAATTACTGAGAAACGTCCTGGCCGAAATAGCGCAGCGAAATAGTTTTATACGTGCCGTCGACTTTAATTTCATCCAGGGCTTTATTAATGGCGTCCACCAGCGCGGTTTGGTTTTTACGCACTAAAATGCCTGACGGCGCATTGGCGGGTTCAGAAGCGGCGACTTTCACTTTGACATTCGGCTGGTGTTTTTTGAAATCCAGGAACGACAAATTATCATTGAACGTAGCGGCCGCGCGGCCGGTTATAACCAGACCGATCGATTGCGTAAAGCTATCAGTCGGCACTATATCGGCGCCATATTTGCTGGCAAGCTGGGAATAATTGCTGGTCAGACTTTGCGCGGATTTCTGGCCTTTCAGATCGCTGAAGTTTTTAATCGTGGTATTGTCGTCGCGGGTTATCAACACCACCTTGGAATCGATATAAGGCTTGGAGAAATCATATTTCGCCTGTCGCTCCGGCGTAATGCCTACCTGATTAATTACCGCGTCGTAACGTTTACCGTCCAGACCGGCAATGAGACCGTCCCAGCGACCTTCGATAAACTTGGCCTTGACGCCCAGCTTCTGAGCCACTGCGCGGCCCAGGTCAACATCGAAGCCGACCAGTTTGTCGATCTCATCGTGAAAAGTGTAGGGCGCATAAGTTCCTTCGGTACCGAAGGTAATGGTACCAGAGGATTTAATGGCCGCCAAATCGTCGGCGGCCACTGCCTGCGCTGCGGTAAATGCGAGGGTACTGAATAACAGTGCCAAAGTTATTTTTTTCATGATTATTCCTGAAAAGACCGTGAAGAGAGGCGAATATCGCTTCGAGAGCCGGCAATGCTAAACTATTTTACTTTCAGGGCTAAAGCATTTTATGTCATTAGTCATTGCGTTTAGTTATACAATCTCCGTACGTTTGCAACTGTAGTGCATAGCGTGAATCGTGACAAGGGCGCGCGTAGCGGCAGCCCGCAGGCTAAAGTTGGAATACGTCCTTCATAAACACCTATTGACAGCCGGGCCGCCCTGTCTGCACGATCGCGGTAGGTCGATAGGGGCTCAGGATAAAATGATAATAAACGACAGCGAACTCTATGTGCTCAGCGCGCGGCTGGGCGCGGCGCTCAAACGGGACAACACATTCATTACCTGCGCCGAGTCGTGCACCGGCGGTTGGGTTGCCAGACCATTACCGATGTTTCCGGCAGCGCTGGCTGGTTCGAGCGCGGCTTTGTTACTTACGGCAATCAGGCAAAAATCGATCTGCTCGGCGTGCAGCCCAAAACACTTGAGCAGCACGGTGCGGTAAGCGACACGGTCGTGCTGGAGATGGTTTCCGGCGCGCTTCGCGCCGCGTCCGCCGACTATGCGGTGGCGATAAGCGGTATTGCCGGCCCCGACGGCGGCACGATCGAAAAACCGGTCGGTGCGGTCTGGTTCGGCTTCGCCGCTGCAAACGGGGAGCCTTTTTCCCAGCTTATGCATTTCGAGGGCGATAGGGAGGCAGTACGTCGTCAGGCGGTGCATTTCGCGCTGACCACGCTGCTTGCCACTTTTCTCTAAAAATCCGCTTGATACTGTACAATTATACAGTATAATTAGCACTGAGTACCGCCGGTACATATCGTTGGCGAAAGAGGGTGGCGATGTCGCTCCCCGCTTGATAGGAGTTGAAATGGCTATTGATGAGAATAAACAAAAGGCGTTAGCGGCAGCACTGGGCCAGATTGAAAAGCAATTCGGCAAGGGCTCGATCATGCGTCTGGGTGAAGATCGCTCCATGGATGTTGAAACGATCTCCACAGGTTCTCTGTCTCTGGATATAGCGTTGGGCGCCGGTGGGCTTCCCATGGGCCGCATCGTCGAAATCTACGGCCCGGAATCATCGGGTAAAACGACCCTGACCCTGCAGGTCATCGCCGCGGCGCAGCGTGAAGTCAAAACCTGCGCCTTTATCGATGCTGAACACGCCCTGGATCCCATCTATGCCAAAAAGCTGGGCGTCGATATCGACAATCTGCTGTGCTCCCAGCCGGATACCGGCGAACAGGCGCTGGAAATCTGTGACGCCTTGACCCGCTCCGGCGCGGTAGACGTCATCATCGTCGACTCCGTGGCAGCGCTGACGCCGAAAGCAGAAATCGAGGGCGAAATCGGCGATTCCCATATGGGGCTGGCCGCCCGTATGATGAGCCAGGCGATGCGGAAACTGGCGGGCAACCTGAAAAACGCCAACACACTCCTGATTTTCATCAACCAGATCCGTATGAAGATCGGCGTCATGTTCGGCAATCCGGAAACCACCACCGGCGGTAATGCGCTTAAGTTTTACGCGTCGGTTCGCCTGGATATCCGTCGTATCGGCTCGGTAAAAGAAGGCGATGTGGTGGTGGGCAGTGAAACCCGCGTCAAAGTCGTGAAGAACAAAGTTGCCGCGCCGTTTAAACAGGCCGAATTCCAGATCATGTACGGCGAAGGTATCAATATTCGCGGTGAATTGGTTGATTTGGGCGTCAAGCACAAGCTAATTGAGAAAGCCGGCGCCTGGTACAGCTACAACGGCGAGAAGATCGGCCAGGGCAAAGCCAATGCCTGCAGCTTCTTGAAGGATCATCCCGAGGTGGCGGCTGAGCTGGACAAAAAGCTGCGCGACATGTTGCTGCACAGCGCTGAAGGCAACAGCCTGGTCAGCGACGTGGAAAGTGAGGATGAAGGCGCTAGCGAGAGCAATGAAGAGTTTTAACCTACCGGCAGTGAAAACGGCGGTTCCGGCCGCGACGCGAGGTCGCTGACGCGGTGGCCTTCCTTCTTGACCGGGCTTGGGGCTATTGTCCCGCCGCGATCACAGCGAAGCCGGGCTGCAGCGTAAGCTGGCGATACCGCCGGTTGCGCGCCGCCGCTTTCGTGAGCGTCCGGACGCGCAACCCGTGCAGGCGGTAAGCCAGGAAGAGATTAACCAGGCTCACCTACTGTCACGAGCATGACTGGCTTGACGACGGGCGTTTTGCCCGGCGATATGTCAGCCGGCGTAGTAAACAAGGCTATGGCGAACAGCGTATCCGCATGGAGCTGTTGCAAAAAGGCATCGACAGGGATGATATCGATGCGGCCTTCGCCGTAGCGGTAAAAAAGTTCGGTCAGCCGCTGCCGGACGCGCCGCAGATCAAAATCAAACTACAGCGTTATCTTCTCTCCCGTGGCTTTTCCTTCGACGAAATCTGCTCTATTTATACAAATTTATAAATAGATGGTGTGCGGGATTTTACTTCGCACCAAAGAAAATTTATCTTATTCCCACTTTTTACGATCCTGAACGCTACTAGAGCGCCTTACAACTGCGCTATTCTGTTCGAGATTCGATCTTTTTGCATGATTCCGGGACAACTATGAGCAAGAGCACCGCTGAGATCCGTCAGGCGTTTCTCGATTTTTTCCATAGCAAGGGACATCAGGTGGTGGCGAGCAGTTCACTGGTGCCTGATAACGATCCAACATTGCTGTTTACCAACGCCGGCATGAACCAGTTCAAGGATGTGTTCCTGGGCCTGGATAACCGTTTCTATCGGCGCGCCACCACGTCACAGCGCTGCGTGCGTGCAGGCGGCAAGCACAACGATTTGGAAAATGTCGGCTACACGGCGCGCCACCACACCTTTTTTGAGATGCTGGGGAATTTCAGCTTCGGCGACTATTTCAAACATGACGCTATCCGGTTCGCCTGGGAACTGTTGACGGGGGAACACTGGTTCAACCTGCCCAAAGAAAAGCTTTGGGTCACGGTGTATGCCACCGATGATGAAGCCTACAACATCTGGGCCAGCGAAGTGGGGATCCCCGCCGAGCGCATTATCCGCATCGGCGATAATAAAGGCAGCGCCTATGCCTCCGATAATTTCTGGCAAATGGGCGATACCGGCCCCTGCGGTCCCTGCTCGGAAATCTTCTACGATCACGGCGAGCATATTTGGGGCGGTCCCCCGGGAAGCCCGGAGGAAGATGGCGATCGCTACATTGAGATCTGGAACCTGGTGTTTATGCAGTTTAACCGCCAGGCCGACGGTACTCTGCTGCCGCTGCCGAAACCCTCAGTGGATACTGGCATGGGGCTGGAGCGTATTGCGGCGGTATTGCAACATGTCAACTCAAACTATGATATCGATCTGTTCAAGACGCTTATCGCAGCCGCGGCAGAAGCAACGGGCGCCAGCGATCCCGACAGCAAATCGCTGCGGGTTATCGCTGATCATATACGCTCGTGTGTCTTCCTGGTCAGCGATGGCGTCGTGCCATCCAACGAGGGCAGGGGCTATGTCCTGCGCCGCATCATCCGCCGGGCGATTCGTCATGGCAATATGCTGGGCGCCAGCGACACCTTTTTCTACAAGCTGGTCGCGCCGCTCATCGACGTGATGGGCAGCGCCGCCAGCCAGCTGCAGCCGCAACAGGCAATGGTAGAACAGGTGCTGCGCGCCGAAGAAGAGCAGTTCGCCCGCACGTTGGAACGCGGTCTGACGCTGCTGGACGATGAGCTGGCCAAACTGACCGGCGATACGCTCGACGGCGAAACCGCCTTCCGTCTTTACGATACTTACGGTTTCTCGCTGGATTTGACCGCCGACGTCTGTCGTGAACGCAACCTGCGCGTCGATGAGGCGGGTTTTGAGCGCGCCATGGAGGCGCAGCGCAAACGCGCCCGTGAGTCGAGCGGTTTTGGCGCTGACTATAATAGTTTGCTGCGCGTGGATGAAACCACCCGCTTCTTCGGTTATGAACACCTTGAGCATCAGGGACGGGTGACCGCGCTGTTCCGCGATGGCCAGCTGGTGGGCGTCATTCGCCAGGGAGAAGAGGCGGTGGTCGTACTCGACGAGACGCCGTTTTATGGTGAATCGGGCGGTCAGGTGGGCGATCGGGGGGTATTGAAAGCGGCCTCCGGGGTGTTCGAGGTGGCGGATACGCAGAAATACGGCAAGGCCTTCGGGCATCAGGGCAAGCTCAGCTACGGTGAACTGAAACTGGGCGCGCAGGTCACCGC from Sodalis glossinidius str. 'morsitans' includes these protein-coding regions:
- a CDS encoding amino acid ABC transporter permease; translated protein: MPPWLQLMYDSFWRLFTAGLMFTLPLALLSFVGGLVLGFLVALVRLYGPQPLKGIADFYVWVIRGTPLLVQLFLIFYGLPSAGVTLDAFPAALIGFTLSVGAYGSEIIRGAIVSVPKAQWEAAWAIGMNSTQAMRRVILPQSVFVSIPPLANSFISLIKDTSLAAVITVPEMFLAAQRIVSVTYEPLILYIEAAAIYLLFSTVLSKVQNRLEVYFRRYE
- a CDS encoding amino acid ABC transporter substrate-binding protein; translation: MKKITLALLFSTLAFTAAQAVAADDLAAIKSSGTITFGTEGTYAPYTFHDEIDKLVGFDVDLGRAVAQKLGVKAKFIEGRWDGLIAGLDGKRYDAVINQVGITPERQAKYDFSKPYIDSKVVLITRDDNTTIKNFSDLKGQKSAQSLTSNYSQLASKYGADIVPTDSFTQSIGLVITGRAAATFNDNLSFLDFKKHQPNVKVKVAASEPANAPSGILVRKNQTALVDAINKALDEIKVDGTYKTISLRYFGQDVSQ
- the recA gene encoding recombinase RecA; this encodes MAIDENKQKALAAALGQIEKQFGKGSIMRLGEDRSMDVETISTGSLSLDIALGAGGLPMGRIVEIYGPESSGKTTLTLQVIAAAQREVKTCAFIDAEHALDPIYAKKLGVDIDNLLCSQPDTGEQALEICDALTRSGAVDVIIVDSVAALTPKAEIEGEIGDSHMGLAARMMSQAMRKLAGNLKNANTLLIFINQIRMKIGVMFGNPETTTGGNALKFYASVRLDIRRIGSVKEGDVVVGSETRVKVVKNKVAAPFKQAEFQIMYGEGINIRGELVDLGVKHKLIEKAGAWYSYNGEKIGQGKANACSFLKDHPEVAAELDKKLRDMLLHSAEGNSLVSDVESEDEGASESNEEF
- a CDS encoding regulatory protein RecX, with product MELLQKGIDRDDIDAAFAVAVKKFGQPLPDAPQIKIKLQRYLLSRGFSFDEICSIYTNL
- the alaS gene encoding alanine--tRNA ligase encodes the protein MSKSTAEIRQAFLDFFHSKGHQVVASSSLVPDNDPTLLFTNAGMNQFKDVFLGLDNRFYRRATTSQRCVRAGGKHNDLENVGYTARHHTFFEMLGNFSFGDYFKHDAIRFAWELLTGEHWFNLPKEKLWVTVYATDDEAYNIWASEVGIPAERIIRIGDNKGSAYASDNFWQMGDTGPCGPCSEIFYDHGEHIWGGPPGSPEEDGDRYIEIWNLVFMQFNRQADGTLLPLPKPSVDTGMGLERIAAVLQHVNSNYDIDLFKTLIAAAAEATGASDPDSKSLRVIADHIRSCVFLVSDGVVPSNEGRGYVLRRIIRRAIRHGNMLGASDTFFYKLVAPLIDVMGSAASQLQPQQAMVEQVLRAEEEQFARTLERGLTLLDDELAKLTGDTLDGETAFRLYDTYGFSLDLTADVCRERNLRVDEAGFERAMEAQRKRARESSGFGADYNSLLRVDETTRFFGYEHLEHQGRVTALFRDGQLVGVIRQGEEAVVVLDETPFYGESGGQVGDRGVLKAASGVFEVADTQKYGKAFGHQGKLSYGELKLGAQVTAQVDSARRERIRLNHSATHLLHAALRQVLGDHVGQKGSLVNDHYLRFDFSHNEAMKPEQIRRVEEIVNEQIRCNLPIQTDIMALEDARNKGAMALFGEKYEAQVRVLSMGDFSTELCGGTHASRTGDIGLFRIIAESGTAAGIRRIEAVTGEEALASLHQQSDLVQHIAQLVKGDSQTLVDKVRALQERSRQLEKDLQQLKNQQAAQESASLGRNVRDINGVKVLVRQLDSAEPKMLRTMVDDLKNQLGSAVIILATVAEGKVSLIAGVTKDLTDRVKAGDIVGHLAQQVGGKGGGRPDLAQAGGSDIAALPAALASVDAMLAAKL